Proteins from a single region of Equus asinus isolate D_3611 breed Donkey chromosome 17, EquAss-T2T_v2, whole genome shotgun sequence:
- the INS gene encoding insulin produces the protein MALWTRLLPLLALLALWSPSPARAFVNQHLCGSHLVEALYLVCGERGFFYTPKARREAEDPQVGEVELGGGPGLGGLQPLALAGPPQKRGIVEQCCTGICSLYQLENYCN, from the exons ATGGCCCTGTGGACGCGCCTCCTGCCCCTGCTGGCCCTGCTGGCCCTCTGGTCGCCCAGCCCTGCCCGGGCCTTTGTCAACCAGCACCTATGTGGCTCCCACCTGGTGGAGGCGCTGTACCTGGTGTGCGGAGAGCGCGGTTTCTTCTACACACCCAAGGCCCGCCGGGAGGCCGAGGACCCCCAGG TGGGGGAGGTGGAGCTGGGGGGCGGCCCCGGCCTGGGTGGCCTGCAGCCCCTGGCCCTGGCGGGGCCCCCGCAGAAGCGCGGCATCGTGGAGCAGTGCTGCACCGGCATCTGCTCGCTCTACCAGCTGGAGAACTATTGCAACTAG
- the TH gene encoding tyrosine 3-monooxygenase isoform X1 codes for MPTPSAAAPQAKGFRRAVSELDAKQAEAIMSPRFIGRRQSLIEDARKEREKAEAAAAAAAAEPGEPLEAAAVVERDGKAVLNLLFTLRTAKPSSLSRAVKAFETFEAQIHHLETRPAQRPQAGGPHLEYFVRCEVPSPDLPALLSSVRRVAEDVRGAGENKVLWFPRKVSELDKCHHLVTKFDPDLDLDHPGFSDQAYRQRRKLIADIAFQYKHGDPIPRVEYTAEEIATWKEVYTTLKGLYATHACREHLEAFELLERFSGYREDNIPQLEDVSRFLKERSGFQLRPVAGLLSARDFLASLAFRVFQCTQYIRHASSPMHSPEPDCCHELLGHVPMLADRTFAQFSQDIGLASLGASDEEIEKLSTLYWFTVEFGLCKQNGEVKAYGAGLLSSYGELLHSLSEEPEIRAFDPDAAAVQPYQDQTYQSVYFVSESFSDAKDKLRSYASRIQRPFAVKFDPYTLAIDVLDSPHAIRRSLEGVQDELHALANALSTIG; via the exons aagcggaggcggcggcggccgcggcggcagCGGAGCCGGGGGAGCCCCTGGAGGCGGCGGCGGTGGTCGAGAGGGACGGGAAGGCTGTGCTGAACCTACTCTTCACCCTGAGGACCGCCAAGCCCTCCTCGCTGTCCCGCGCGGTGAAGGCCTTTGAG ACATTCGAAGCCCAAATTCACCACCTGGAGACCCGGCCCGCCCAGAGGCCGCAGGCAGGGGGACCCCACCTGGAGTACTTTGTGCGCTGTGAGGTGCCCAGCCCCGACCTGCCCGCCCTGCTCAGCTCCGTGCGCCGGGTGGCAGAGGACGTGCGTGGCGCTGGAGAGAACAAGG TCCTCTGGTTCCCAAGGAAAGTTTCCGAGCTAGACAAGTGTCACCACCTGGTCACCAAGTTTGATCCTGACCTGGACTTGGATCATCCG ggcttctcagACCAGGCGTACCGCCAGCGCAGGAAGCTGATTGCCGACATAGCCTTCCAGTACAAGCA TGGTGACCCTATTCCCCGCGTGGAGTACACGGCCGAGGAGATTGCCACCTG GAAGGAGGTCTACACCACCCTCAAGGGCCTCTACGCCACGCACGCCTGCCGCGAGCACCTGGAGGCATTCGAGCTGCTGGAACGCTTCAGTGGCTACCGGGAGGACAACATCCCCCAGCTGGAGGACGTCTCCCGATTCCTGAAGG AGCGCTCTGGCTTCCAGCTGCGGCCCGTGGCCGGCCTGCTGTCTGCCCGGGACTTCCTGGCCAGCCTGGCCTTCCGTGTGTTCCAGTGCACCCAGTACATCCGCCATGCCTCGTCGCCCATGCACTCCCCAGAGCC GGACTGCTGCCACGAGCTGCTGGGACATGTGCCCATGCTGGCCGACCGGACCTTTGCCCAATTCTCCCAG GACATCGGCCTCGCATCCCTGGGGGCATCGGACGAGGAAATTGAGAAGCTGTCCACG CTGTACTGGTTCACGGTGGAGTTTGGGCTGTGCAAACAGAACGGCGAGGTGAAGGCCTACGGTGCGGGGCTGCTGTCCTCCTATGGGGAGCTCCTG CACTCCCTGTCAGAGGAGCCCGAGATCCGGGCCTTTGACCCCGACGCTGCGGCCGTGCAGCCCTACCAGGACCAGACCTACCAGTCCGTCTACTTCGTGTCGGAGAGTTTCAGCGATGCCAAAGACAAGCTCAG GAGCTACGCCTCCCGCATCCAACGCCCCTTTGCCGTGAAGTTTGACCCGTACACGCTGGCCATCGACGTGCTGGACAGTCCCCACGCCATCCGGCGCTCCCTGGAGGGTGTCCAGGACGAGCTGCACGCCCTCGCCAATGCGCTGAGCACCATCGGCTAG